CAATGCCAAGGAAATCAGCTAACAGAACTACAGCGGCAAAATACCTCCAGTGACAGAACCCTACAAGAGTTTACCACTGAGTGCCAGGAACGAGAAGCTGAACTAGAAGCGCATAGACATGCGGCACCTGAGAAGCTGGCTCGGGCTGACCACTATACGGATATGGTCCGTCGCGAACTATCCGACGCATGCGCTGCAGCAGCTGGCTGGAAGACCAAGGGCCAAAGCGCGGCAAATTCACATTGTGAACTAATAACAGCTCAAAAAGCGGAACAATGTCGAGCAAAATCTATTCTTGCAGAACTGAGTGATGAACGATGCCAGTTGGTCGAACGACTGGCTGATACACTGCAACAATTGAAGTGTGCGGTGGCAGAAAACTGTCAGTTAACGGCCGATGCAAAAGTTTTGGCCGAGCGATTGGCCTGTCTTACATCTGAGAGTGAGCGACTGAATGTGCGCAAGTTCTCCGATCGCCTTTCACAAATGGCACAGTGCACGGTTTTTGATGGCCAGGATGACAAGACTACTAGAAAGTGGAATACATTGGAGTCGGTCGAAAACGAGGTAGAACGACTTAAATGGGCGTGCGAGGACCGTGAACGTGCTATCAAGGACGCAAAGGGAAAGCTCGGTGATTGTTGTACAGCCAGTGCAAGAACCAACTGTCGTTATGATTACTGATCTACATATTATCCTATTATATGCACCTCAAATAATGCTCAGTTATCGTCACATATTTAATGACACTTTGGTAACACTCAAAAATTTCAACGTACTTTTTCTATGTAAATTATGTTACTCAAATTATATctcttttattacataaatattacataaaacttaagatttattgatttgttgcttaataattaaatacaccaTTATCGTCCATTAGTCGAAATCTATCAAGAACAGTGGCGTAATTTGGAATTGGTTCTGGGGTGGGATTGAGatataagtttatactatCGTTGTTGTGGGGCAATGCACCCCCTACAACCCCTTCGACTATCAAATCTcatatatcacaatattatattaatatattattataaattaaatgaggtAAATGGTATAATTATGGTTTTCAAAGACAATaaagtaaacaattaaattaaattaaatatatttttcataaattatatattaagttaattttcttttttcttttattcgcAAAAATTCCAGCACGTCATCGGGGTTGAACTTAATGTTCTGATGTACTAAAACACCGTAAGTCCGTTCAAGCGTtcctattaagtatttaatttagtaaaagttcataatattattatgtaatttacaaaaataatgattattactagttttattataatagacattGGTGACTGGTGTTGCACTGTTGCTCAaggtttatagtataaataatattataatttcattcatTACCAGTCTATACCACGttcatattatctatttttgtaaaaagttttagttaaaaatgataacaagAGTCATaagttatagattttattagtGTTATCTTTTAACTATGAGCTATACAATTTTCTTGTCATAGATTGTGATAGTTGAGCTAACctagttttatattagtaaaataaaaaattatctcaaCTATGATAATACCCatgaattcttatttttaatttttaaatatttcggatcttaaaatcttttaaagttaagtttacgggtatttaaaaaaaaattgtctgggGGGATATATTCACATATCCTTCCCGTAATTACGCCACTGGTCAAGAAACatcttttaattgtaaatattgtaggtatttcTTATCGTTTAAACAAATGAATTCGTGTTTCGTCGTTTATTCGTCTTCTTGGACAAATCGATTATtttcttgtattatataaattattagtttttacctgtatggttaataatattataattaattttattaattttattaattaatttttatgcaacTACTCAATAACACCTTTCCAGtgatatatctattttacGGATAGTTGTATTTTCTACTtagaaactaaattaaaaaaatggtacGAATTAGGTGCCGACGAATTTTTCAAGTACATGAGTTAGTcccaagttttaaaaaaactcaagTTGGATTACTGTAGACTATTAGCGTTACTCAGGAGACATCACGTTGACTAGAAAGTCTTCcaaaaattctgatttttgtaACTTCACTCTAACACGAAGAATTATTgggtttcatttttttcataaaatttacattaactCATAtagcttaaattataattttttttgtccattgttaattatttatctttatttggAGAAGAAATTTAAAAGACATATCGTTCATAAAACTTAACTGGTCAACTCACACCTGTTAAACAATTCATCTTTTCTTTTAAACaaatcacttttttttatctgttttttATTCGGCTGTGTTGATAAGATCCAAAGTGAAGTGTTTATTCCATTGAATTCCAAGTAAAGTGtttaatacaacaaaattgtTAAAGTAAGCTGAACCAAAACTCGCATAAAAACTGTCAACTATTTGTGGTTGTTACAATCTCAACCCAAATATTAGAAGGAAATAATGCATATTGCAATATGCATACTGCTTAATCTAAGTTTCATAGAGGTAATCActaaatttatagttgttgTATTTACTGGGAAGATGGTCATTAAATCAtcgatataacaattaaacaaaGAAACAGTTATCCAAAAACacttgtacatttatttatttttttatgcagttatattattttttaaatttttatatgcttttgATAGCCCAAGTTGCTGAAAATTTGCCATCAATATTGCACTAAGTGAAATTTGCTTCCTTTAATCACAGCTTCTGTACAAACGTATTTGATAGACACATGAATCGCAACCTCAAAATCAACTAAAATGATGTCGATATGTTGAAAATAGGTGTGGAAAAGAGcgataacatacaatataatgggAAGTTTTTATGTACGTTCCCGATGTTGAATaggtattatcaataaaactaatgaattaaaatataaaataaaaattacttacataCTTATCATCATCAATGTCATCGTAAACCGAAAATCCATCGTCAGAACCAAAAATATCATCATCCAAGTAGTCgtgaatttcatttatttcatcagggttcatgttttaaaaatattattcaactttacaaaattatattataaaataatgtattaaattatttatccttggtagagttttattattagtttcgtTACAACGTATTTTATGTGAGCCCTTATCATGATgctcattgaaaaatattacgaatTTAATACTATGGGCCATGATCATCATACTTGGATCTCACTTTAAATCTACAAACTGTTATCATGGTTCAATTCtactatctattttatatcagAAAGTATAAACATCAAAAAAAGTTGATCAAATAACAATTTCGTGGCTACACGGaagacaaatattatttcatattataaaattataatacgcttgtctgtatattatgattattatgcaTCGATCATCAGTTCCAGCCATATATTAAAGATCACAACTGTTGCTAGAGACTAGGCGTTCCGCTCTAATCTTCAGCGTCCTTCGAGGTGGGCGTTAGACCGAGGACCGATTCCCGGGTATATTGAGGAGCTCGGTGATCTAGTCGACACCGTTCTATGTAGACCACCTACGAATATACAGAATAATAGAGAAACTCCCGTTAAGTGGAGATTCGGATCCGGGACTCCACCACTCTGTTATGTTCCTGGAGACATGGCCGAAGCTGAACAGACTGGCACACGAATTTCGCTCTGAGCGTAGCTATGGAGAACCTGGTGAAAGAATAAGAGAATGCGTCTAAGGACAACGAAAGCACGTGCACGTGAAGTCGAAGCTAGGAATCAAACCTCGAGCGAGGAAATAAAACGAACCAACCATTTTAGGCGTACTGGTTACGGACATTGGCCTGAATGACCATGCTGGCTATCATATTTGATAGCTCAATCGCTTTTACTTCATtgctacaaaataatatcagttAGGTAACGAATAAATGGTGTGTTCTACGTAAACGATATTGTAACAAAAACTAAGTAATGCATGTGGTTTTCCTTACGCTATGTTTTTCATGATAAGTTCATCAATTGTTTCCGGAAATCAAGTACTCGCCGTTCAacggatttttttttggtcaGACATGATTCAGTGATTGTTTCTGAAGTCTTGACCATAAAGGCAAACATTTtacgaatttaataaaatacatcttCACAGTTTAACGAAAAATGGTATTTGTGATAGTGTGAATACTCGTGTGCTATTTAACGTTACTTGATTGATATAGTAAGCTACttactaattaattgttacttactatatacctaaatataatatactacatagtatgtataacacagtttaaatatattaaattaaatcagatgaattaaatatattttttaaattgttttgtaaactTATCTAGATACATATCGCATGACTTACCATGTCCGAGTAACTTTTATTCAAACCAAAAGCCTAATATCATTGACAGTGGCGtacttagttataatttaaattgtcgaTGCCAAACGGCtcaaattgtattacttaCTGATAGAgtgataaatagaaaaaactcAACTATTaccataatcatataaaaatagttgaaaaaaagTTGGTCAAGCGGGGAGGGGATATATGTCGCTAATCTCCCCCCTAAAAACGCCGCTGATCATTGATGTCATGAAGTCATACCTATGTGTGTAAGTGacattaattaacaaatagaAAGTACAATAGtagtttacaataaaaagttaaactaTGAAATACAACAAATTGTCACGAGCACCCGTGTGCTTATAATGTATGCATACTAatgttaattgtatatttcaacACTAATTAATAGGTGAACCCATAGGCGCCATTCGAGTTTTAAATTGGGGGGAGGGCTATTATAATTGTCATGTATATACTGTGTGTATGCTCCCTGAGGGGGAAGGGGTTATAAACAAACCATTTGGGGGGGGGGCTACGATTGATTTTGGGAAGGCTTAGCTCTCAAAAATCATCCTCAAATTACTCTTATGGGTGAACCGGAATGAGTCCTACCACTAATATTATCACCGACGTGGAAACCGTCCTATACGCTATGGCCATCCTTAGTGCAATGGATCTTTGCTGCCTTTGAATTATGTctctatttgttttttttactaacacCTCCGCCCAGTCAGGAGCAGTGTATAGAAATTGGTTTCTAACTACTGACGTTAATTAATAGGTGTTATTTTGATTTGAGCTTCCTACTTTCAGCATCAACCTTGACAGCGCCGGTGATTTGGATTATTTGGAGGATACTTTCTCCACGACTGCCCCCTGGTGCTATTTGAAGCTCAAAACTTTACTTGGCTCAATGTCTTGTTCTTTGATTTGAACCAAGATTCTTGAtgacaataatgtattaaggTAATAGgtccacataatatataatgtataattaataagaaataagaaatCTATTAGTacgttagtaattattttataattattagtaaatataataattcttgtattatactataatttgaaaattcccGGGAATAATGGCACATTAATGAGGTATATGAttgaaagataatattaaacaatcaaTTTTTCCACTAAATTTctcattaattgtattttattatatcttatataattgttatactatCTTTTCTAATTTTGCACAGGGTGAAGTTCGTGAATgcttttataatgattattattcaaaaatattataaatgtatcattgtcatcgtaaaatttaatttctattatgtttatatatttatgtatataaatatatatatacaatcattttttgtCACCACTGCAAGCCATAGCGCGTCGGTAGATTTATAAAGATGATCGTGACTTAGCGGTACGTCCATCCGGCGTCAACCGACCGTTCATTTCAACGCGGTTACTCGTCGCTGTTAGGGTCCGTCGTCGTTGGtaagaatgaaaataaaattagtctcGTTCATTTgtgtcaaatattttacactatcACCTTTCGTCGTTTATTAACTGTTACCATTACAGCGATGAGCTGTCGTAATATTTGTTCAAAACAATAC
This genomic stretch from Rhopalosiphum maidis isolate BTI-1 chromosome 3, ASM367621v3, whole genome shotgun sequence harbors:
- the LOC113559172 gene encoding uveal autoantigen with coiled-coil domains and ankyrin repeats-like gives rise to the protein MDHSQNLNCDQHFYSTERDNADILLLEACLNQTEGQKNILEANVVKHERVKAEICDLQLKLDNLQRTMEDKKIFHQQSYNEINQELETTSSKYSQVLSSIEELEQNNHELECSVQSQSSLESQIIEKINKLEISKKRAIECNNSIWDKINNEKECAKSFQRQQTDLETAIASKTTEAQKLRVALTDKEAMVQCQGNQLTELQRQNTSSDRTLQEFTTECQEREAELEAHRHAAPEKLARADHYTDMVRRELSDACAAAAGWKTKGQSAANSHCELITAQKAEQCRAKSILAELSDERCQLVERLADTLQQLKCAVAENCQLTADAKVLAERLACLTSESERLNVRKFSDRLSQMAQCTVFDGQDDKTTRKWNTLESVENEVERLKWACEDRERAIKDAKGKLGDCCTASARTNCRYDY